In one Chelmon rostratus isolate fCheRos1 chromosome 7, fCheRos1.pri, whole genome shotgun sequence genomic region, the following are encoded:
- the rab4b gene encoding ras-related protein Rab-4B yields MSETYDFLFKFLVIGSAGTGKSCLLHQFIENKFKQDSNHTIGVEFGSRVVNVGGKTVKLQIWDTAGQERFRSVTRSYYRGAAGALLVYDITSRETYNALTNWLTDARTLASPNIVIILCGNKKDLDADREVTFLEASRFAQENELMFLETSALTGENVEEGFLKCARTILNKIDSGELDPERMGSGIQYGDASLRQLRQPRGTTTQNKQQCNC; encoded by the exons ACTTCCTGTTTAAGTTTCTGGTGATTGGGAGTGCCGGAACAGGGAAATCCTGCCTCCTCCACCAATTCATAGAGAACAAGT TCAAACAGGACTCAAACCACACCATTGGCGTGGAGTTTGGTTCCCGAGTGGTCAACGTTGGTGGAAAGACGGTCAAACTGCAGATCTGGGACACTGCTGGGCAGGAGCGATTCCG TTCTGTTACACGCAGCTACtacagaggagcagctggagcgCTCCTCGTCTATGATATTACCAG TCGGGAGACATATAACGCCCTAACCAACTGGCTGACAGATGCACGGACTCTAGCGAGCCCCAACATTGTTATTATCCTGTGCGGCAACAAGAAAGACCtggatgcagacagagaggtgacCTTCCTGGAGGCGTCGCGCTTTGCTCAGGAGAACG AGCTGATGTTCCTGGAGACGAGTGCTCTGACAGGGGAGAATGTCGAGGAGGGCTTCCTGAAGTGTGCTCGCACCATCCTCAACAAGATAGACTCAG gTGAGTTGGACCCAGAGAGGATGGGTTCAGGTATCCAGTATGGAGACGCTTCGTTGAGGCAGCTGCGACAGCCGAGAGGCACCACCACACAGAATAAACAGCAGTGTAATTGCTAG